In Actinomyces weissii, a genomic segment contains:
- a CDS encoding DNA polymerase III subunit gamma and tau, producing MTTALYRRYRPDTFQDVIGQDHVTFPLMAALRGDRVTHAYLFSGPRGCGKTTSARILARCLNCEQAPTDTPCGTCASCRDLATGGPGSLDVVEIDAASHNGVDDARDLRERAVFAPARDRYKIFILDEAHMVTPQGFNALLKLVEEPPAHVKFIFATTEPEKVIGTIRSRTHHYPFRLVPPDLLEGYLAQLCQAERVEVGPGVFPLVTRAGGGSVRDTLSVMDQLIGGALDGSVDYQRAVALLGYTDTTLLDQCVDAIAAADGAGVFRVVDRVVSSGHDPRRFVEDLLQRLRDLLVISLAGEQAGPALGSLPVDELSRMEVQARTLGGVALSRAADATATALGQMVGATSPRLQLELLMARLLVPTTAGGAVGGAAGAAPVAGGSAGGPARVVASSEARREPGSPAAGGPAGTSAAAGRLSTAPAEGSEGGWEPRQSTDAAPAGQDVSPVRTAPAGRAAAGAAERPGSPVAPAAAGASDGSAGRPAAESPQSAGPSQGSGTARSGGERAASSRASSSIPGRAGGAGRGQGSPEGAARAQAAPAGPNPFMRESREPAAAPAPAASPAPAGGAAEAEMIRQRWGEVLEVIKRERRMSWALVSPYGQPGTLEGGVFSLLLPSAGLINTFDHGGHAEVVASALYQALGVQAQVRAVLSGGDGGPSGPGGGDGGQGPGGGGPGGQAPQTDGGWGGAATAGSASPTETAPADVQADGGSGWPPRAGVPGAPAESAAGRKGTALSGAQAEQGPTRPPQRPEGQGAAGDWEAAPDWSGTDAVQPRAGRGPERSESQPGAQRAAGASVPAPDRGGAGAAANRNGAGYVEHQTGRGSESSGQGPASHAARRSRSPAERDAVGSRSSARPGGTALSGRDHVVSGTRGAPSSEPHLPRSPVPEAEQNPFTRQAVRESPGRLEPEPEQTAAVHAESGARTGTGLSPAIRPASQAANGKPQAAPPTASAASPGAVAGAVRQGSPARASSPAHVTAPSGTPSPAHAVGPAHAASPASPASPSRSAKPLRGGGSDQGEAPLGAASASDGLTSPSVSSKPRSSAVHGEDPGFNPRYEQESAWEAPPPPEDWFGPEHDAASPWSGSEPTGAAWEVSPTGHAVSPSTSDRPGLDQGTARPVQDGPGTGSARNRQSAGSATVLRPTQGTAGSRPGQDADASWSGGDETAGTGWREGNAGRKVPPADAEPPVGTRSADPPHPDSPDTPDRPTQGTTVPQAEPGAPGPSRGPEPQLASVHRLHALPDLPPAHPAVQAGRPHITLAHRESQAAQPPRFSPLAPVSWNDPAQPPAAPEPAGTDAASGPSSPASGAPAPSSPSAGSPSPASARTPRPAAARTAAQVRSLAARKPTVSLEEDLPSEDDEDAEEAGAVGIEVVKRLLGAVVIEEVVVTQEGS from the coding sequence GTGACCACCGCGCTCTACCGTCGCTACCGCCCCGACACGTTCCAGGACGTGATCGGGCAGGACCACGTGACCTTCCCCCTGATGGCGGCCCTGCGCGGCGATCGCGTGACCCACGCCTACCTCTTCTCGGGCCCGCGCGGCTGTGGCAAGACCACCTCGGCCCGCATCCTGGCCCGCTGCCTGAACTGTGAGCAGGCCCCCACGGACACCCCCTGCGGCACCTGCGCCTCCTGCCGGGACCTGGCCACGGGCGGCCCCGGCAGCCTGGACGTGGTGGAGATCGACGCCGCCAGCCACAACGGTGTGGACGACGCCCGGGACCTGCGTGAGCGGGCGGTCTTCGCGCCCGCCCGGGACCGCTACAAGATCTTCATCCTGGACGAGGCGCATATGGTCACCCCGCAGGGCTTCAACGCCTTGCTGAAGCTGGTGGAGGAGCCTCCCGCGCACGTGAAGTTCATCTTCGCCACCACCGAGCCGGAGAAGGTCATTGGCACCATCCGCTCACGCACCCACCACTACCCCTTCCGCCTGGTGCCGCCGGACCTGCTGGAGGGCTACCTGGCCCAGCTGTGCCAGGCGGAGCGCGTGGAGGTGGGGCCGGGGGTCTTCCCCCTGGTGACGCGCGCGGGGGGCGGCTCGGTGCGGGACACCCTCTCAGTCATGGACCAGCTGATCGGCGGGGCGCTGGACGGCTCGGTGGACTACCAGCGCGCCGTGGCCCTGCTCGGCTACACGGACACCACCCTGCTGGACCAGTGCGTGGACGCGATCGCGGCGGCGGACGGCGCGGGCGTGTTCCGGGTGGTGGACCGGGTGGTCTCCTCAGGGCACGACCCGCGGCGGTTCGTGGAGGACCTGCTGCAGCGTCTGCGGGACCTGCTGGTCATCTCCTTGGCGGGGGAGCAGGCTGGTCCGGCGCTGGGCTCCTTGCCGGTCGATGAGCTCTCCCGCATGGAGGTGCAGGCCCGTACCCTGGGCGGGGTGGCGCTCTCGCGGGCGGCGGACGCCACGGCCACGGCCCTGGGGCAGATGGTGGGGGCTACCTCCCCGCGCCTGCAGCTGGAGCTGCTTATGGCACGTCTGCTGGTGCCGACGACGGCGGGCGGCGCCGTGGGAGGTGCTGCTGGTGCGGCACCGGTAGCCGGTGGGTCCGCAGGTGGCCCTGCGCGCGTGGTGGCGTCCTCGGAGGCGCGCCGGGAACCAGGCTCGCCCGCGGCTGGCGGTCCCGCGGGGACCTCGGCGGCTGCCGGCAGGTTATCCACGGCGCCAGCGGAAGGTAGCGAGGGAGGCTGGGAGCCCCGGCAGAGCACGGACGCAGCGCCCGCAGGCCAGGACGTCAGCCCAGTACGCACCGCTCCCGCAGGACGTGCCGCCGCAGGGGCGGCCGAGCGTCCGGGGTCCCCGGTAGCGCCCGCTGCTGCGGGGGCCTCAGACGGGTCTGCGGGCAGACCGGCAGCGGAGTCCCCGCAGTCTGCCGGACCCTCCCAGGGGAGCGGCACGGCGCGCTCCGGCGGGGAGCGGGCCGCCAGCAGCCGGGCGTCGTCGTCGATCCCGGGCAGGGCGGGTGGTGCCGGGCGCGGCCAAGGCTCGCCAGAGGGTGCTGCCCGGGCCCAGGCGGCGCCCGCAGGACCTAACCCCTTTATGCGTGAGTCCCGCGAGCCTGCCGCCGCGCCCGCTCCGGCAGCGTCCCCGGCCCCGGCTGGTGGGGCGGCGGAGGCGGAGATGATCCGCCAGCGCTGGGGCGAGGTGCTGGAGGTCATCAAGCGTGAGCGCCGCATGAGCTGGGCGCTGGTCAGCCCCTACGGGCAGCCCGGCACCTTGGAGGGGGGCGTGTTCTCCCTGCTGCTGCCCTCTGCCGGGCTGATCAACACCTTTGACCACGGTGGTCACGCGGAGGTGGTGGCTAGTGCCCTCTACCAGGCGCTTGGCGTGCAGGCGCAGGTGCGGGCAGTGCTCTCCGGCGGTGACGGCGGCCCGAGCGGTCCAGGAGGTGGTGACGGCGGTCAAGGTCCTGGCGGTGGTGGGCCCGGCGGGCAGGCCCCTCAGACAGACGGCGGCTGGGGAGGAGCGGCGACGGCGGGCTCGGCGTCCCCGACCGAAACAGCGCCTGCGGACGTGCAGGCTGACGGCGGCTCCGGCTGGCCCCCGCGTGCTGGCGTTCCAGGTGCCCCTGCCGAGTCAGCCGCAGGCCGTAAGGGAACGGCTCTCTCTGGGGCTCAGGCGGAACAGGGCCCCACCCGGCCCCCACAGCGACCGGAGGGCCAGGGTGCCGCTGGTGACTGGGAGGCAGCCCCGGACTGGAGCGGGACAGACGCCGTTCAGCCTCGGGCGGGCCGCGGGCCGGAGCGGTCCGAGAGTCAGCCTGGTGCTCAGCGGGCTGCTGGTGCCTCGGTGCCAGCACCAGACCGGGGCGGGGCAGGTGCCGCTGCCAACCGGAACGGGGCGGGGTACGTTGAGCACCAGACGGGCCGTGGCTCGGAGAGCTCCGGGCAGGGGCCTGCCAGCCACGCCGCCCGGCGCTCCCGTAGCCCGGCAGAAAGGGACGCGGTAGGTTCCAGGTCCTCGGCCCGCCCTGGCGGTACAGCGCTTTCGGGCAGGGATCACGTGGTCAGTGGCACCAGGGGCGCCCCCTCAAGTGAGCCGCACCTTCCTCGGTCACCCGTCCCAGAAGCGGAGCAGAATCCCTTTACGCGCCAAGCCGTGCGGGAGTCTCCGGGCAGGCTGGAGCCTGAACCTGAGCAGACTGCTGCTGTCCACGCTGAGTCCGGGGCCCGCACGGGAACCGGGCTCAGTCCTGCTATCCGGCCAGCAAGCCAGGCCGCAAACGGTAAGCCTCAGGCCGCGCCCCCTACCGCTTCGGCTGCTTCCCCGGGAGCCGTTGCGGGCGCAGTGCGCCAGGGCTCCCCCGCGAGGGCTTCCAGCCCGGCGCACGTCACGGCCCCAAGTGGTACTCCCAGCCCGGCGCACGCCGTCGGTCCTGCGCACGCCGCCAGCCCGGCCAGCCCGGCCAGCCCGTCCAGGTCTGCCAAGCCCCTGCGCGGGGGCGGGTCAGACCAGGGGGAGGCTCCCCTCGGGGCTGCCAGCGCCTCGGACGGCCTCACGTCCCCAAGCGTGTCTTCCAAGCCCCGTAGCAGCGCGGTCCACGGTGAGGACCCAGGCTTCAACCCCAGGTACGAGCAGGAGTCAGCCTGGGAGGCGCCGCCCCCACCAGAGGACTGGTTCGGTCCAGAGCACGACGCCGCCAGCCCCTGGTCGGGCAGCGAGCCTACTGGGGCTGCCTGGGAGGTGAGCCCGACAGGGCACGCGGTTTCACCAAGCACCTCCGACCGCCCCGGGCTGGACCAGGGCACAGCCCGACCAGTCCAAGACGGCCCTGGTACCGGTTCCGCCCGGAACAGACAGTCCGCAGGGAGTGCCACGGTCCTCCGCCCCACCCAGGGGACCGCAGGTTCCCGTCCTGGTCAGGACGCGGACGCGTCCTGGTCTGGGGGTGATGAGACAGCCGGGACTGGCTGGAGGGAGGGCAATGCCGGGCGCAAGGTCCCACCGGCTGACGCCGAGCCCCCGGTGGGTACCAGGTCAGCCGACCCGCCCCACCCGGATTCGCCGGACACCCCCGACCGCCCCACCCAGGGGACCACGGTGCCTCAGGCGGAGCCCGGCGCCCCAGGACCCAGCAGGGGGCCCGAGCCACAGCTGGCCAGCGTCCACCGCCTGCACGCCCTGCCGGACCTGCCCCCGGCCCACCCGGCCGTGCAGGCCGGTCGCCCGCACATCACGCTCGCCCACCGGGAGAGCCAGGCGGCCCAGCCACCCCGTTTCTCTCCCCTGGCGCCGGTCTCCTGGAACGACCCCGCCCAGCCCCCAGCCGCACCAGAGCCGGCAGGAACCGACGCCGCTTCTGGCCCCAGCAGCCCCGCCTCCGGCGCTCCCGCTCCCAGCTCCCCCAGCGCCGGTAGCCCCAGTCCGGCCTCCGCCCGCACCCCCCGCCCGGCTGCCGCCCGCACCGCCGCCCAGGTCCGGTCCCTGGCGGCACGCAAGCCAACGGTCTCCCTGGAGGAGGACCTGCCCAGCGAGGACGACGAGGACGCCGAGGAGGCGGGCGCCGTCGGCATCGAGGTCGTAAAGCGCCTGCTGGGTGCCGTCGTGATAGAAGAGGTCGTCGTGACCCAGGAAGGCAGCTGA
- a CDS encoding polysaccharide deacetylase family protein: MSAVASAKRLLRQPVDAALGPALGSVVRVRGLERQVVLTFDDGPLPGVTETLAQVLGDHSMSATFFMLLTRARQVPSLVRDLAAAGHEVALHGLDHRRMTTLPRREAAEWLRRGREELAQIAGQPVRWFRPPHGAQTVGNRVTAGRLGLAPVLWSGTTWDWKDVSHEQRVAKALQGAVPGAILLAHDGAADKSDLASVLPVSGVDKPRLLEEIACGLEERGLGACSYGAALAAGGVPVRRLSFAR, from the coding sequence GTGAGCGCCGTCGCCAGTGCGAAGCGGCTGCTGCGCCAGCCGGTAGACGCCGCCCTGGGGCCCGCCCTGGGCTCGGTGGTGCGAGTGCGGGGACTGGAGCGGCAGGTGGTGCTGACCTTCGACGACGGCCCCCTGCCCGGAGTGACCGAGACCCTGGCGCAGGTGCTGGGGGACCACTCGATGAGCGCGACCTTCTTCATGCTGCTCACGCGGGCCCGCCAGGTGCCCTCCCTGGTGCGGGACCTGGCGGCGGCGGGACACGAGGTGGCCCTGCACGGCCTGGACCACCGGCGCATGACCACCCTGCCGCGCCGGGAGGCGGCCGAGTGGCTGCGCCGAGGGCGGGAGGAGCTGGCGCAGATCGCCGGGCAGCCGGTGCGCTGGTTCCGGCCGCCGCACGGGGCCCAGACAGTGGGCAACCGGGTCACGGCCGGACGGCTGGGGCTGGCGCCGGTGCTGTGGTCGGGAACCACCTGGGACTGGAAGGACGTCAGCCACGAGCAGCGGGTGGCCAAGGCCCTGCAGGGGGCGGTGCCGGGCGCGATCCTGCTGGCGCACGACGGCGCCGCGGACAAGAGCGACCTGGCCTCGGTCCTGCCGGTCAGCGGCGTGGACAAGCCGCGCCTGCTGGAGGAGATCGCCTGCGGCCTGGAGGAGCGGGGGCTGGGTGCCTGCTCCTACGGTGCGGCGCTGGCCGCTGGCGGGGTGCCGGTGCGGCGCTTGAGCTTCGCGCGCTGA
- a CDS encoding glycosyltransferase family 2 protein gives MNPEEKFDDGTELPPRIRATVAVLTFHRPDQIRETVRQLLSQAMAAPRWCEVDVLVVDNDPAGSGRDAVESLGRGGVRCVIEATPGIAAARNRALDECQAAQRDVLLFMDDDGRPGSGWVVHLLKRWRKTGAAAVAGWVDTRYLGEPSPWILAGGFFERRRFADGVERPAAACGNLLLDLKQVGSLRFARSLGLSGGEDTLFTRMLVQRGGRIVFARDAVVVDQVAVDRVSRRWVLQRQLSQGNNAGLLDLYLEPGAGTRAKVVAGGAARTAVGLAKAGAGLLCHDLTKDARGWRLAARGAGMTLAGLGLSWNEYARGGRRLARAPRIKVEAGPVRRSSQPGAPAGTPRPGAREADGSNEGQAA, from the coding sequence ATGAACCCTGAGGAAAAATTCGATGATGGCACCGAGTTGCCACCCCGTATACGTGCCACCGTCGCAGTCCTCACCTTCCACCGGCCTGACCAGATCCGCGAGACCGTGCGCCAGCTGCTCTCCCAGGCCATGGCCGCCCCCCGCTGGTGCGAGGTAGACGTCCTGGTCGTCGACAACGACCCCGCAGGCTCGGGACGCGACGCCGTCGAGTCCCTGGGGCGGGGCGGCGTGCGCTGCGTGATCGAGGCCACCCCCGGGATCGCCGCGGCACGCAACCGGGCGCTGGACGAGTGCCAGGCCGCGCAGCGCGACGTCCTGCTCTTCATGGACGACGACGGCCGCCCCGGCTCCGGCTGGGTGGTCCACCTGCTCAAGCGCTGGCGCAAGACTGGGGCCGCCGCCGTGGCCGGCTGGGTGGACACTCGCTACCTGGGGGAGCCCAGCCCCTGGATCCTGGCTGGCGGCTTCTTTGAGAGGCGCCGCTTTGCCGACGGCGTGGAGCGTCCCGCCGCCGCCTGCGGCAACCTCCTGCTGGACCTCAAGCAGGTGGGCTCCCTGCGCTTCGCGCGCAGCCTGGGGCTCAGTGGCGGGGAGGACACCCTCTTCACCCGCATGCTGGTGCAGCGGGGCGGGAGGATCGTCTTCGCACGGGACGCCGTGGTCGTGGACCAGGTGGCGGTGGACCGTGTCAGCCGTCGCTGGGTGCTGCAGCGCCAGCTCAGCCAGGGCAACAACGCGGGCCTGCTGGACCTCTACCTGGAGCCCGGGGCCGGCACCCGCGCCAAGGTGGTGGCGGGAGGGGCGGCGCGCACCGCCGTCGGCCTGGCCAAGGCAGGGGCCGGGCTGCTGTGCCACGACCTGACCAAGGACGCACGTGGCTGGCGCCTGGCCGCCCGCGGCGCTGGTATGACCCTGGCGGGCCTGGGGCTGTCCTGGAACGAGTACGCCCGGGGAGGCAGGCGGCTGGCCCGGGCACCACGCATCAAGGTGGAGGCTGGCCCGGTGCGCCGCAGCAGCCAGCCGGGTGCCCCGGCGGGGACGCCGCGACCGGGGGCGCGCGAGGCTGATGGCAGCAATGAGGGGCAGGCAGCGTGA
- a CDS encoding LytR C-terminal domain-containing protein, with amino-acid sequence MTSSDPRAAYRRRLQHRQTAVIGSVLVAMGVIVLAGTSVWTGLVPAPYEPGFSTPAPVAQKRVRTCPPEDAVTTNIAQIQANVYNGTDLAGLAGGVADRLQDAGLNVPTTADWPRGTFNGDVLITTGVDGLANAYTIAKAFDAEVYVEVDPTVAAGDVTVNVVLGKSYSQSIKTKEAIAAIPAGDPIMAPDNCTPAVPTAAPSES; translated from the coding sequence GTGACCTCCTCTGATCCACGCGCCGCCTACCGCCGTCGCCTGCAGCACCGTCAGACCGCCGTCATCGGCTCGGTACTGGTCGCCATGGGCGTGATCGTGCTGGCGGGCACCTCCGTGTGGACAGGCCTGGTGCCCGCACCTTATGAGCCCGGCTTCTCCACCCCCGCGCCCGTGGCCCAGAAGCGGGTGCGTACCTGCCCGCCGGAGGACGCCGTCACCACCAACATCGCTCAGATCCAGGCCAACGTCTACAACGGCACCGACCTGGCCGGGCTGGCTGGTGGCGTGGCGGACCGGCTCCAGGACGCGGGCCTGAACGTGCCCACCACCGCCGACTGGCCGCGTGGCACCTTCAACGGCGACGTGCTCATCACGACCGGCGTGGACGGCCTGGCCAACGCCTACACCATCGCCAAGGCCTTCGACGCCGAGGTCTACGTGGAGGTGGACCCTACGGTGGCCGCCGGTGACGTCACCGTGAACGTGGTGCTCGGCAAGAGCTACTCCCAGAGCATCAAGACCAAGGAGGCCATTGCCGCGATCCCGGCGGGGGACCCGATCATGGCCCCGGACAATTGCACGCCCGCGGTCCCCACCGCCGCCCCGTCCGAGTCCTGA
- a CDS encoding uracil-xanthine permease family protein has protein sequence MPTSTSPERTAWKGWRLHGDGRSIAPGEVVSPDERLTWPRTIGIGVQHVVAMFGATFLVPLLTGFDPATTLFFTGFGTLLFLLVTSGRLPSYLGSSFALIAPIGAVTGYVADGGGPIDSAKASLAQGGVIAAGASLALIGAVVHFAGTRWIDALMPPVVTGAIVSLIGFNLAPAAWNNVRSAPVTAVVTIVSILLITVLFKGIVGRLAILIGVLIGYATACLRGEVDFSAISSAGWVGVPTFRAPSFDVSLLGLFVPVVLVLVAENIGHVKSVAAMTGQNLDDVTGRALLADGLSTALAGAGGGSGTTTYAENIGVMAATRVYSTAAYVVAALTALGLSMLPKFGQVIATIPPGVLGGAATILYGMIGMLGVRIWVQNRVDFADPVNLNTAAVSMVVAIANYTLVWGEMTFTGIALGSLAAIAVYHVMRWISNLRGTNLEQASPASAPAGADLDSPSYRERHRKVAPQE, from the coding sequence GTGCCCACCTCAACCTCCCCCGAGCGCACCGCCTGGAAGGGCTGGCGGCTCCACGGCGACGGCCGCTCCATCGCCCCCGGTGAGGTCGTCAGCCCAGACGAGCGCCTCACCTGGCCGCGCACCATCGGCATCGGTGTGCAGCACGTCGTCGCCATGTTCGGTGCCACCTTCCTGGTGCCGCTGCTGACCGGCTTCGACCCCGCCACCACCTTGTTCTTCACCGGCTTCGGCACCCTGCTGTTCCTGCTGGTGACCTCCGGGCGCCTGCCCTCCTACCTGGGGTCCTCCTTTGCCCTGATCGCCCCCATCGGCGCGGTCACTGGCTACGTGGCTGACGGCGGCGGGCCTATCGACTCCGCCAAGGCCTCCCTGGCGCAGGGCGGGGTGATCGCGGCCGGGGCGTCCCTGGCGCTGATCGGCGCGGTGGTCCACTTTGCAGGCACCCGCTGGATCGACGCCCTCATGCCCCCGGTGGTGACCGGCGCGATCGTCTCCCTGATCGGCTTCAACCTGGCCCCGGCAGCCTGGAACAACGTCAGGTCCGCGCCCGTGACCGCCGTGGTCACTATCGTGTCCATCCTGCTGATCACGGTGCTTTTCAAGGGCATCGTGGGGCGCCTGGCGATCCTGATCGGCGTGCTGATCGGCTACGCCACCGCCTGCCTGCGCGGCGAGGTGGACTTCTCCGCGATCTCCTCCGCCGGGTGGGTGGGGGTCCCGACCTTCCGTGCCCCCAGCTTTGACGTCTCGCTGCTGGGACTGTTCGTGCCGGTGGTGCTGGTGCTGGTGGCGGAGAACATCGGCCACGTGAAGTCCGTGGCGGCCATGACCGGCCAGAACCTGGACGACGTCACCGGGCGCGCCCTGCTCGCCGACGGCCTGTCCACGGCCCTGGCTGGTGCTGGCGGCGGCTCCGGCACCACCACCTACGCGGAGAACATCGGCGTCATGGCGGCCACCCGCGTGTACTCGACGGCGGCCTACGTCGTCGCCGCGCTCACCGCCCTGGGCCTGTCCATGCTGCCGAAGTTCGGGCAGGTGATCGCCACGATCCCCCCGGGTGTCCTGGGTGGGGCGGCCACGATCCTGTACGGCATGATCGGCATGCTGGGGGTGCGCATCTGGGTGCAGAACCGGGTGGACTTCGCCGACCCGGTGAACCTGAACACCGCCGCCGTCTCCATGGTGGTGGCTATCGCGAACTACACCCTGGTGTGGGGCGAGATGACCTTTACCGGGATCGCCCTGGGCTCCCTGGCCGCGATCGCCGTCTACCACGTGATGCGCTGGATCTCGAACCTGCGCGGCACCAACCTGGAGCAGGCCTCCCCGGCCTCCGCCCCGGCCGGCGCCGACCTGGACAGCCCCTCCTACCGGGAGCGTCACCGCAAGGTGGCGCCGCAGGAGTAG
- a CDS encoding DUF4190 domain-containing protein, whose amino-acid sequence MTTTPSTQAPGGTGAVAPFPGTESLDPSSVFSGPGYSPPPVRSDPVCVAALVAAVLSPTPLVGLVAAGLGFWGLRRLRNSWATGESMAWTGVVVGLASTVAWAWVWVLIYL is encoded by the coding sequence ATGACCACGACGCCCAGCACCCAGGCCCCCGGAGGCACCGGGGCCGTTGCGCCCTTCCCGGGCACAGAGAGCCTGGACCCGTCCAGCGTGTTCTCCGGCCCCGGGTACTCCCCTCCCCCGGTGCGTTCAGACCCCGTGTGCGTGGCCGCGCTCGTGGCCGCGGTCCTGTCCCCCACGCCCCTGGTGGGCCTGGTAGCCGCCGGGCTGGGGTTCTGGGGGCTGCGGCGACTGCGCAACAGCTGGGCCACCGGCGAGTCCATGGCCTGGACCGGCGTGGTGGTGGGCCTGGCCAGCACCGTGGCCTGGGCCTGGGTCTGGGTGCTGATATACCTCTAG
- a CDS encoding glutamine amidotransferase-related protein, whose protein sequence is MKPFIMVSTRPEQEAAEAEFESFLNQGGLSREELQHVQITDLDVLSPLHPQDVSGVIIGGSPYDTSTPDGSKTRTQLLVEEEVREILAMGLKEGVPVLATGFGLEVLATYLGATMSPDFGEDLGTTELFLTEEGRQDPLLAGLPQTFTVLVGHHEGAVDVPPHATLLASSADCPVQMVRVGRAVYGTQFNPELDGHQFAQRASIYADAGYGYPGLTEDVIESARTATEHQAGRIIRNFVTHFARV, encoded by the coding sequence ATGAAGCCCTTCATCATGGTGTCCACCCGCCCCGAGCAGGAGGCGGCAGAGGCGGAGTTCGAGTCCTTCCTGAACCAGGGTGGCCTGAGCCGTGAGGAGCTGCAGCACGTCCAGATCACCGACCTGGACGTGCTCTCCCCCCTTCACCCGCAGGACGTCTCCGGCGTCATCATCGGGGGCAGTCCCTATGACACCTCCACCCCTGACGGCTCCAAGACCCGCACCCAGCTGCTCGTGGAGGAGGAGGTCCGCGAGATCCTGGCCATGGGACTCAAGGAGGGGGTGCCGGTGCTCGCCACCGGCTTCGGCCTGGAGGTGCTGGCCACCTACCTGGGTGCCACCATGAGCCCGGACTTTGGTGAGGACCTGGGTACCACCGAGCTGTTCCTGACCGAGGAGGGCCGCCAGGACCCCCTGCTGGCGGGCCTGCCCCAGACCTTCACCGTGCTGGTGGGTCACCACGAGGGCGCGGTGGACGTGCCCCCGCACGCCACCCTGCTGGCCTCCTCCGCCGACTGCCCGGTGCAGATGGTCCGGGTGGGGCGCGCCGTCTACGGCACCCAGTTCAACCCGGAGCTGGACGGCCACCAGTTCGCGCAGCGCGCCTCCATCTACGCCGACGCCGGCTACGGCTACCCCGGCCTGACGGAGGACGTGATCGAGTCCGCCCGCACCGCCACCGAGCACCAGGCCGGGCGGATCATCCGCAACTTCGTGACGCACTTCGCCCGCGTCTGA
- a CDS encoding Sir2 family NAD-dependent protein deacetylase: MEQAGAQALTELLRGRRTLAVTGAGLSTDAGIPDYRGVGTTPTSPVSYSQFTADPLWYRWVWARNHATWRLLDPLAPTPGHRALAALEEAGLLTGVATQNVDRLHARAGQATVWELHGAYDRVVCLGCGAPSSRARLDERLTAANPGYPRETDPRRVEITPEADPVAAAACDFTALYCEDCGGLLKPDIVFFGEGLPPAMDLAMEAAGGCDVVLVAGTSLAVLTGLWIVRQAVAQGARLAVVNRGPTAVDEAADLRVEGGTSQVLATTARLLLG; encoded by the coding sequence GTGGAGCAGGCCGGGGCGCAGGCCCTGACGGAGCTGCTGCGGGGGCGCCGCACCCTGGCCGTGACCGGCGCGGGCCTGTCCACCGACGCCGGGATACCGGACTACCGGGGCGTGGGCACCACACCCACCTCGCCGGTGAGCTACAGCCAGTTCACCGCCGACCCCCTGTGGTACCGGTGGGTGTGGGCACGCAACCACGCCACCTGGCGGCTGCTGGACCCGTTGGCACCCACCCCCGGGCACCGGGCCCTGGCCGCCCTGGAGGAGGCGGGCCTGCTCACGGGCGTGGCCACCCAGAACGTGGACCGGCTGCACGCGCGGGCCGGGCAGGCCACGGTCTGGGAGCTGCACGGGGCCTACGACCGGGTGGTGTGCCTGGGGTGCGGGGCGCCGAGCAGCCGCGCCCGCCTGGACGAGCGCCTCACGGCCGCCAACCCCGGCTACCCGCGGGAGACCGACCCACGCCGGGTGGAGATCACGCCGGAGGCTGACCCGGTGGCGGCTGCCGCCTGCGATTTCACGGCCCTGTACTGCGAGGACTGCGGGGGCCTGCTCAAGCCGGACATCGTGTTCTTCGGGGAGGGGCTGCCGCCCGCCATGGACCTGGCCATGGAGGCCGCAGGGGGCTGTGACGTGGTGCTGGTGGCGGGCACGAGCCTGGCCGTGCTCACGGGCCTGTGGATCGTGCGCCAGGCGGTGGCCCAGGGGGCGCGGCTCGCCGTCGTCAACCGCGGCCCCACGGCTGTGGACGAGGCCGCTGACCTGCGGGTTGAAGGCGGCACCAGCCAGGTCCTGGCGACGACGGCGCGGCTGCTGCTGGGATGA
- a CDS encoding nucleoside phosphorylase-I family protein, translating into MTSHSRTVWEDDPDGASILLATGRARHDLLVVAEPAFLTEVDAEWGRPMTRARLSFLPGVAVPGVRGQADDLRSYERDGMGILVARGRSAIFEGKSSHRILALARLAASARVRGALLVGRATSLGEPRVGEVLPVADHVNLTGAPLFTSKGRVRTGWDEGCLKAVSGIEGMGAPTGVALVPGPTLPTPLEARVLSGLGVDAAVTDSVAEAMLLCSRGARVAGLAIVDSQVSSSSGYRGKRASVRPERAETVADPTVLVLAAIEAMMRSLREPQD; encoded by the coding sequence ATGACGTCTCATTCCCGGACCGTCTGGGAGGACGACCCTGACGGGGCCTCGATCCTCCTGGCCACCGGGCGTGCCCGCCACGACCTCCTGGTGGTGGCCGAGCCGGCCTTCCTGACCGAGGTCGACGCCGAGTGGGGCCGCCCCATGACCAGGGCCCGCCTCTCCTTCCTGCCGGGGGTCGCCGTGCCCGGGGTACGCGGCCAGGCCGACGACCTGCGCAGCTATGAGCGCGACGGCATGGGCATCCTGGTGGCCCGTGGCCGCAGCGCCATCTTTGAGGGCAAGTCCTCCCACCGCATCCTGGCCCTGGCCCGCCTGGCGGCCTCCGCCCGCGTGCGCGGCGCCCTGCTGGTCGGGCGGGCCACCTCCCTGGGGGAGCCCCGCGTCGGTGAGGTCCTGCCGGTGGCGGACCACGTGAACCTGACCGGCGCCCCCCTGTTCACCTCCAAGGGGCGCGTGCGCACCGGCTGGGACGAAGGCTGCCTGAAAGCCGTCTCCGGGATCGAGGGCATGGGCGCCCCCACCGGCGTCGCCCTGGTGCCCGGCCCCACCCTGCCCACCCCCCTGGAGGCCCGGGTGCTCTCCGGCCTGGGGGTGGACGCCGCTGTCACCGACTCCGTGGCCGAGGCTATGCTCCTGTGCTCCCGGGGCGCGCGGGTAGCGGGCCTGGCCATCGTGGACTCCCAGGTCTCCTCCTCGTCCGGGTACCGGGGCAAGCGGGCCTCGGTGCGGCCCGAGCGGGCGGAGACCGTCGCGGACCCCACGGTGCTGGTGCTGGCCGCGATCGAGGCCATGATGCGCAGTCTGCGCGAGCCGCAGGACTGA